The DNA sequence CGCTGACCGGGTTGTCCTTGGCGACGAATGGGAACGGCGCCTGTGCGGTCATCTGGTAATCCACACCGAACAAACCGGCCTGTGCATTCGCTATGCGGAGGCTTTCCACCCAGTTGAGGCGTTGTTCGGCACCGACAAAGCCGATCTTTTCAAGCTGACGATAGGCCTGAATGTAGTGCATCACGGTTTCACGCTCGTCGCCGGAGCGCCGATAGCGGGTTCGCGCTTCCTGAAGGGCAGTCAACTGATCGCGGTATTGCCTCTCGGATTGCGTGCGCTGGTTCGATGTGAACGCTACCATCGCGAAAGACGCGACGACGGCGATCGTCAGCGCAATCGCCGGCATCTTCATCGCACCGAAGTCTTTCGATGACAGCTTCATCTAGGCCCCGTTCCTGAACACGACGGCGATCTCGAACTGGGCTGTTTCCTTTCCCGGGAGAGCCGCCGTACTGCCGTTCAATCCTGACTCGGATCGCACATCGAGAGGCAATTTCAGCGCCTTGACCTCGGCGACGGCGTTGTCTTGCGCTATCCGTTGCAAGAAGTTGTTGATGGCGTTCATTGCCGCGCGATAGTCGCCTTCGAAACGGGTGACTTCTCCGTACACGACACCACTCTGGATGAGCTTGCCGGGTTCTGTCGGCAAAGTCTGAGTCGGCTTCATACCGGGTTTGGATGCCAGCGAATCGCCGTAGTGCCACTCGATGCGCTGAAGCTGGATGTCGGGCGAAGCATCGAGCGCATGGCTGACGATCGAGAACATCGTCTCCGGCGTGCGCAGTCCGGTCCGAATCTGCTCTGCAATTTCGACCGTGTGGCGCAGGTTGTCGGCGGTCGTGGGTGCATCCGGGAATTCCGCCGTGACTTGCTGATATTTGACCTGATAGTCCCGGGTCTGCTGTTGTACGGCAAGGGCATTCTGGTCTATGCCCATTGCCTGGTAGACGTTCGCGCCGCTCCATATCACGGCGCCGACCAGTGTCGCTCCCGAGGCGGCGTATACCCACCTCCCGGCGGCGAAGCGCTGGTACGTGCGCGTGAGGTGGGGCGGGGCGAGATTGAGCGTCGGCGCCTGCTCGCCGAGGAGGTGAAGGTGCAGGACGTCGGTCGACGCTTCAAGATCCGCGACGGGAATGCCGAAACGCGAGTGAATGTCTTTGATGTCCAAATACTGACATTGCACGTTCGGACGACCCCGCATGATCGCCGAAGGCAAGCTCGACAACGACCCGTTCTGGTCGAGAATGACGATTTCCAAAGTGTCATCGACGTGCGTAACGGTGAGCGCATCCAGATACATCCGGGTATTGCCGATTTCATCCGCGTAGTGCTGATCGGCTGCATCGGCGGCGCCACGCAACGGCGTCAACCGGCTGATTCGAAATTTCAGATTCTTGAAAAAGGTTTGCCGCAGGCCGGCATTGTCCTTGGTGATGATCAGCAGATTGGGATGTTTCAGTTTCAGGCGATCGATCAGGGAAACGCTGACCAGAGCCAATGGATAGATTCCGGATACGGGCAGGCCTGCGGCTTCGATTGCGCGCAGCCAGGGAATGAGCAGATCCGGATTTGTCAGCGCCGCGAAAAGGTAGCGGTCGTCGCGGCGCTTGCCAGTCTCCCTTTCTTGCAGTGCATAAGAGTAATACGGCGTGGCGCGGTAAAGCTGTTTGAGTTTGCGGCCGACCATTTCCGTCCGGTCGCGACCGCGGATGTGCGGTAGCGTTTCGAAACGGAAATCTTCCTCAACGGTATCCACGATGATGTGGATCGGCAGGCCATGGGCACCGCGAAGAAAATTGCCGAAGGCGATCCAGCCTCCCTCGTTATTCTCGAAACGCGTGCATGACAGCAGGCGGCGCCGGCGCCAGACGGCAACCGTGGCCTGGTCGTTCGATACGCAGAGCAGGAGTTTGGCCGCCATCGCGCTAGAGTTTCAGTTTTCCGATGACATCGTACACCGGCGTCAATACCGAGAACAGGATCAGCGCCAGCATGCCACCGAGGACCAGCGTCAGCGTTGGTTCAAGCAGCTTCAAAGCCTTGTCGACCGAATCCCGCACGTCGCGGTTGTAGAAATAAGTTACATTCATCAGCGCAGTATCCAGCGCGCCCGTGGTTTCTCCCACCCTGAGCATCCGGATCACCAGTGGAGGAAACATGCCCAGATTCTGGAACGCTTCAGACATGCTTTCGCCGGCGTTGATCTGCTGTCCCGCGCGTTGCAGGCCATCCGCGATCACGCGGTTTGCGACAATGTCCTCGCTTGTCTTTACGGCCTCCAGAATGGTGATGCCCGAGCGATACATCAGTGCAAAAAAATTGGCGAAGCGGGCGAGAATGATCTTTTGCAGAATCTCCCCTGTGACGGGCAAATGCAGGATCGCGTAGTCGAACAGGTAGCGGGACCGCGGTCTGGTGCGAACCATGAAAGTGATGACGACCGCGGTTATGATCGGTAAGACCAGGAGCACGGGCCACCACGTGGCGGTGAAGTTCGACAGCCAGATCAGTATCCGTGTCTGAATCGGCAATGCCAGCCCCATGGTTTTCAACAATTGGGTGACCTGCGGGACGAGATACAAGAGCAGAAAGACCATTACACCCGTGACGACGACGAAGACCAGCGACGGATAGACCAGCAAGCGCCTGGTCTGGGAAATCAATTCATCCTGCCATTTGAGTGTAGCCCCTAGATTCTCGAATACTTCGGTCAAAGTGCCGGAAAGTTCGCCGGCCCGTATCAGACTGACGAATACGGTATTGAAGACGCGCGGAAATCCGCCGAGCGCCTGAGACAGCGTCTTGCCGCCTTCGATATCTTCGAGTACCGATGTCAGGATTTCGCGGAAGCGCGGATTCTCCATGCCTTCGCGCAAATCGCGCAGGCCCTCGATCAACGGAATGCCGGCGCGTGTAACCTGCTCCAGATCGAAGCAGAAAGTGATCAGGTCCTGGCGCTTAATGCTGCCGCCGGAAATCGACGGACCCTGACTGCGCACCGGCCGTGCGATGATGAGGTCGAGCCCCATTTTTTTCAGGCGCAACTCGAGGTCCACCTCGTTCGCTGCGTCGAGTTTGCCGCGTGCCGGGCGTCCGGTCCGATCGATTGCCTTGTACTGATATGCGGCCATTGGTTGCCTGGGTGTGCTCTAACCGTTTACGTTGCGAATGCCCTCGTGGCATGCGCACTGTTGCTGATGTTGCGCTCTATCTGGCACGACCTGTCAGGTCGATGGCGCGAGCTACCTCCGCCAGGCTCGTCGTGCCTTCCACTACACGCGCCACGCCTTCCTCGGCTAGCGAACGGAAGTTCTTGGCAAAGGCAGTCTCGCGCATTTCTCTCGGGCTTGCGCGTCGCGCGACAAGTTCGTCGAGGTCGGCGTCCATATGCAGGATCTCCATGACCGTGGTGCGGCCGCGGTAGCCTCGATTGTTGCAACGATTGCATCCCACGGGCCGGAAAACCTTGAATTCTCCGTCGATCTCATGCCCGAGAAGCTGTCGTTCTTCCACGGAGGGCGTATAGGCTTCCTTGCAGTAGGCGCAGAGCACCCGGACCAGTCGTTGCGCGATGATGCCGATAATGTTGCCGGCCATGATGTCGGGCGCGATGCCGATGTCCAGCAACCGCGGAAAGGCGCCGAGCGCCGAATTGGTGTGCAGGGTTGTAAATACCTGATGGCCGGTCATGGCTGCACGGAATGCCATTTCGGCGGTTTCACGATCGCGGACTTCGCCTACGAGAATGATGTCCGGGTCCTGGCGCATGATCGAGCGAATGCCGTTGGCAAAATCTATCTTTGCCATTTCGGAGACAGAAGTCTGCCGCATCATCGCCACCGGATATTCAACCGGATCCTCCAGTGTCATGATGTTCACGGATTCGACGTTGAGCTTGGCGAGCAGTGAATAAAGCGTCGTTGTCTTGCCGCTCCCGGTCGGGCCTGTCAAAACCAGAATGCCTTCAGGGCGGGCGAGCATGAGGTTCAGTTTCGCCATCACCGGCTTGGGCAGCTTCATATGCTCCAGACTGATGATCGATTTTTCGCGGTCGAGTACGCGCAGTACGATGTTCTCGCCCCAGATCGTGGGCTGAGAGGACACGCGGAAATCCACCGGCCGCCCGTTGAGGTTGAGCGAAAGACGCCCGTCCTGCGGCGCGCGCGTTTCGGCTATGTTCATTCCGCTGATGACTTTGATCCTGACGGCGATGCCCGGCCAGTAGTTTTTGTGCAGGCTGCGTATCTGTTCCAGTACGCCGTCGATGCGGTAGCGGATACGCAGAAAGGCGAATTCCGGCTCGAAGTGAATGTCCGAAGCGCCGCGCTTGACAGCATCGACCAGCAGCGCACCGACCAGCCGGACGATCGGCTGGGTGTACTCGTCCAAACCCGCTTGCTGCAGGCTCTGATAATCGATTTCGCCGGTTTCGATCTCCCGCAGGATGCCGTCGACGGAAAGCTCGTGGCCGTAGAATTGGTCGATGAATTCGTCGAGCTGCGCCTGACCGGCGAGCACCGTCTTCATCTGGATGTTGTGTCCAAGCGTGGCACGCAACTGATCCAAAGCGACGACGTTGAACACTTCGGTGATCGCCACTATCAGCAGATTCTGATCGGCGTCATAGGCGATTGGAAGCAGGCGATGACGCCGGGCAAACTCCTGCGGAACCAGTTTGAGCGCTTCGGCGTCCACCAGCACTTGGGAAAGATCGATACTTTCCTGGCCGATGGTCCGCGCCATGATGTCGCGGATGACCGCTTCGGTGACGAATCCGAGTCTGACCAGAAGCCGCCCGATCGGCATGTTCTGGGATTTCTGCTCGGTGAGCGCGATGCGCAACTGATCGTGGGTGATCAGGCCCTGCTGAACCAGCAACTCTCCCAGACGAAGCTTCTTGCGCTGCTCGGACATCGGCGCTAGCTCACTGCTCTACGCGAGTGGAAAGCTGCCCGACGCGCTGGATGACGAGGCTTTGATCGAAGTTGGCGTGGCCTTTCTTGAAGGACAGATCCAAGGCTTTGCGGTAGTAATCGAGCGCAAGCCGATTCTGGCCGAGATGCTCCAGGCCGATGGCCAGGTTGAACGCGTAATCCGGATTGTCCTGTTGCATCTGATAGGCCTGAAAATAGGTCTGCTGCGCGGAAGGCCACTGCCCCTGTTCGGCGTAGAGATTGCCCAGGGAGAAATAGAGGAACGCGGATGGATCGCGTGCAATCAATTGTTTCAGTCGGAATTCGCTGGCCTGCAGATCCGCGCCGCCGACAATCGAGATCAAGCCCGCCTGCGCATAAGAATTGCGCGGATCCAACTCCAACACCCGCTGATAGTACCGACTGGCATCGTCGATGTGACCTTCATTCAGCGCTATCACTCCTAATCCGAGCAAGGCATCAATATTGCGCGGCTCGGCCTGCAGGACTTGTTCGTACAGCCCTTTGGCGCGCGCATGGTCCCCGCTTTGCAGAGCTTCGTAGGCTTTCATCAGCGTCGGACTGATCGGCGCTACGCTGGCCGCGTCACGACGCACCGAAATATCTCCCGAGGGCTTGGACTGCAAGGTCGGGATTACGACGGTCTCGATCGAATCGCTTGCATCTGCGAGCGGTGCCGACTCGGGCCGGCGACGCAGTTTTGTCGCCGCGCCGGGGAAAGGCTTGGTGGCCGTCGATTCCCTGGCCACCGCCGCTTTGGCAGCCGGTTCGTCAAGGATTGAAGGTGATGCGGGCGGAGTGCGCTGGTCTGGGGCAGCAGCAGCCCGTTCGGTGGCCATGGCAGCGGCACTTGCTCCGGCACTGGTAACGGGCGTGGTCGTGCTCCCCGGCATTCCGCTGATCTTTGCATTTGCCGATAGTGGCGGCGCATTCACGGGAGGCGCTTGGGCGGTGGGTGCTGCCAACGGTGACGGCGCCGGCGTCGAATGGCGAAACGGCTGGCTCACTTGCAGGTAGACATAAGTCCCGTATCCCGCGGCCAATAGAATCGCGATGCTGATAAGGCTCAGCATGTAGTGCTCGCGCGCGTAATCGAGCGCATCGAATGCCGGCACGCTCCCAGCCTGCACCACGGTTGCGGCCTGCGCGGAGGTGGGCGATTCGGGAGAATCCTGGTGGGTACGCGGCGCCGACAGCGTCGGTTCCAGCGCTAATTCGTCCGCCATCGCCAATGCGTCGACCGAAAGATCGACCTCGCCTTCTTCGCGGCTCTTTGCGGCTTTCTGCAGGGCTTGGAGCAACAAGCTCATGGCGTTTTGCCGCTCGGATCGATCGTCGGCAGGAAACGGCGGAAAAACTTGAGCTCGTCACTATCCAACGACGGGTTGCTGATTACGGTCGGCTTGAGGAAGATCACCAGCTCGGTCTTGCTCACTGCTTCGTCGCGGAAACTGAAGACGTCGCTCGCCGGGGAGGGCAGCCGCCCCAGACCGGGCACGGCATCGCGGTCGCGCCGCACGTCATCCTGCATCAGCCCGCCCAGAATGATGGTCTGGCCGCTGCCTGCCTGCAGCACAGATTCCATTTCCCGAACCTGGACCTGCGGGATCAGGTTTGGTATCGCAGGGGAGGTCTGGACTCCCGTAGCGGTGAACTGAGCCCGCAGTGAAGGATTAGGATCCTGAACCGTGCCCGAAATCCGCGAAATCGTCGGTCTGACCGTCAGATTTACCGTTCCTGAATCTGTAACCTGCGGCAGCACGCTCATCACCAGTCCTACCGGAACCGTCTTCGCGGTTGTGGTGAAAGTGGTGGTGGAGGTGGTTTGGTTGGTATTGGTCTGCGCCTCGATATTGAAGTAGACGACGTTGTCCACCACTTTCAACAGCGCGGTTTGGTTGTTGAGCGCCATGAGCTTCGGGCTCGATAACACCCTTGTGTTGCCGAACTGCTCGAGCAAGCGGATGGTCGCACTGACGTCGCCCACGCGGGAGTTCGGATTCGTGTAGCCGATCGTCAGGCCGTTGGGAGCCCCCGTCGGTGGCGCGCCGATCAATTGCTGCGTGAACGAGGCGCCATTGCCGATCGAAGCGGCCAGTCGGCTCCAGTCCACGCCGGCCTGATAGTTGTTGGAGAGCTTCACCTCGACGATGGTGGCTTCGATCAGCACCTGCCGCTGTGACGCCGAGCCGACGCTGTCCAGATATTGCTGTATTAGCACCTGCTGCTTTTCCGTGCCCAATACCGATACTGTACCCGTCACCGCATTTACAACGATTTCATTCTTGGTATCCGTCGGTGCAATTGAGCCGGTGCCGAAAGCGGTGGTGAACAACGAAGCCGCATTTCCGCCCGCGCGCGATACGGCTTCAGCCTGAGCAATCCGTTCTTCCTTGGCCGCGCGTTCGGATTCGGCACGTGCAGCCCGCTGGTCGGCGGATTGCGAAATCGCTTTGCTGGCGGACAAAATCGCTTCGATGTTCTGCCGCAGGACGTCCCAGAAATTGTTGACGGACTTGGTGTCCACCTTGGTGTTCGAGGTACCGCCGGCGACTTGTCCCTGTGCACCTCCCGACTGGCCGCCACCGCCAACCGTCGAGCCGCTGATCTCGCCGCTTACGCCGATGCTCGACGCCGTATCGCGGCTCATGTTCACGTAATTGACCTTGTAGGTCCGGAAATACGGGGAATCCGGGAGCACCAGGATGGTCTTGCCTTCGGTGCGATAACGGATGTTTACCTGTTGCGCGACGCGTTCGAGGATGGCCGGCAGGGTTTCGTCAATTGCGTTCAACGACACCAGACCCTGTATGGACGGGTGTACATCGATGTTCTGCCGGGTATCCCGTGACAGAGCGAAAAGCAACTCCTTTACCGGCACTTCGTTGACCACAACGCTGTACGTCGGGGCTTTGACTTGCGGCTTGGGGAGAGGGACGAAATTGCTGGTGGTAACCGGTGGCAGGATCTTTTCATCCGCCGCCTTCGCCGGAAACTGGTCGGCGTTGATATGGCCTTTCGAAGGGGGAACGGTCGGCTGGTAGGTTGCACAGCCGCCGACGGACAGGGCAAGTAAGGAAATGACTGCCGCCACGACGTCGGCTGGCAGCATGTGGCGCCTGGCAAACGCCACAGAAAACAACTCCACGCCCGCGCGTGAAGCGGATTTTCCCCCTTGAATGAGCATTCTCGGACCCGTCAAAGTTTTTCGTACTTTACTAGGCACAAAACTCCCGCCTCATTCCCCAAGCACCGATACGCCGGCTTCTATGACCTTTGGCGGGCGATTTCAGAGCGGATGCCCTGGATAGTCCGGTAATAAGGCCGGTTGAATTTCAACTCGTCCGGCAGATTCTGCAGCGTCCGCGTGACCTCATACCGGTTTGCGAAAGTCCCATACAAAACGGTCAGGGAAGGGTGCCGATTCGCAGTGGTACGGTACACATAAACCTTTTCTATTTCAAGATATTTAGCGATTGTTTTGAAATACTCTCTTAGGAGTTCAGGGTCGTCTGAACCGAGCAACTGAATGCTGTAGAAGCCCCCGTTCTGCTCACCAAGCCACTGGTCGGTTGCGAGCAAGCGCTGTTCCAGCACGTCGGGAGGCGCGCTTGTCTCTGGAGGTGCTCCAGTTGCTGGGCCAGGAGTTGCAGGAACGGCCGGGGCATTCGCCACGACGATTGCCTCCGGCGCTGCTTGCGAAACTTGAGCAGGGGCAGCCGCTGTTGGCACGACTTGAGCCTTGGGTGCGGTAAATGCCTGATAGGTCGCAAAGGCGGCAATGCCGAGCATGCCTCCCAGCGCCAGCCCTGCTAAAGCGTAGGTAACGGGCGCATGTCCTCGCGGTGGTTCGACGTTGCTGAATTCACTGTCGCGCACCGCGGCTTTGACGTGATTCAAACTGACGTTGTGCGTGCCTTCGGCAAAAGCGGCTAGGAGCGCTTTGTCGGCAACGAGATTGAGACGCCTCGTCAAGCCGTCGCAGGCTCGGGTCATGTAAGTGATCACTCTCCGATTGAATAAATCAGGCCCGTGATATCCGGCCGCTTGCAGGCGAAAAGTCAGGTATGCCCTGACATCTTCGTCATCGAGCGGCATGAGGTTGAAGCTGTGTGTAATACGCTCGCGCAATTGCCGTATGTTTTGCTGCCGCAGGTTTTCATCCAGCTCGGGCTGTCCAAACAACAAGATCTGCAGCAATTTATGCTGCTTGGTTTCCAGGTTGGAGAGCAACCGGATTTCTTCCAGCGTGGAAATCGGCATGCCCTGGGATTCCTCCACGAAGACGACGACCTGGCGTTGCTGGCTATGGCGCTCGACCAAGTAATCGTTCAGCGCGTGCATGACTTCCAGGTGGCTCGCATCCTTCGGTACGCGCAATTGCATTTCGAAGGCGATTGCATGGAGAATTTCCTCCGGAGATACGCTCGGATTGGCCAAATAGACCGTCTCCACATTCTGCGGCAGGCGCGTTTGCAGAACGCGACATAGCATCGTTTTGCCGCTGCCCACCTCGCCTGTCACTTTGATGATGCCTTCGCCGTGCGTGATCGCATAGATCAAGGCTTCCAGGATCGCACCGCGATTGCCGCCCTCGAAGAATACATCGGTATCGGGTGTGATCTTGAAAGGGGCATGGCTAAGACCGAAGAACTCGTAGTACATCAGGTCCCCTCCTCCATGCCAGGAGCGTAGTTCTGCATGCGGCTATACAGGGTCGTGCGATGAATTCCCAGCAATTTCGCCGCCTGGCTCAGATTGCCCCGTGTGATATCCAGGGCTGCTTCAACATAGCTTCTTTCCAGATCGCGAAGCGCCTCGTCCAGGAGAAAACCCTTCTTGGTCTGCAAATGTTTGCGGGCCACCTCCACGGAGGTCTTGAAGTCCTTGACTTGGCCGACCTCGGATTGTGTCGACATCGGGTCTTCCCAGTCGAGCTCGCCCAGTAGCTGCTCGCTATTGATCGTTTCGCTGGGGTATTTGGTGCCAAGCCTGATGACGATGTTGCGCAACTCGCGCACATTCCCGGGAAAGCCGTATTGCATCCACAGCTCGAGGGATTTGTGATCGAGTTTGAATGGCTGTACATTGCTCTGACGCGCATAGAGTGCAGAGTAGTGCTCGAGCAGCCTTACCTTGTCTTCGCCGAGATCGCGCAACGAGGGCACCGATATCGAGAACACCGAGAGCCGATGATAGAGATCCGCGCGAAAACGCCCTGAACGCACTTCCCTGCGCAGATCACGATTGGTCGCGGCAATGACCCGTGCATTGGAGACCCGGCTTTGCGTTTCGCCGACGCGCTGATATTCGCCATTTTCCAGCACTCGCAGCAATTTCGCCTGCAACTCGAGCGGTAACTCGCCGATTTCGTCGAGAAACAGCGTTCCCTCGTGCGCATCCTCGAAATAACCAGAGCGCGAGGAACTGGCGCCGGTGAACGCACCCTTCACGTAACCAAAAAGCGTTGGCTCGACCAACGACGGCGAAATGGCGGCACAATTGAGTGCGAGATAGGGCTTCCCGGCCCGCGGGCCTTGCCGGTGCAGCGATTGCGCAACGAGCTCCTTGCCGCTGCCGGATTCGCCTTCGATCAGCACGGGGAACGGGGCCGTCGCATACTGTGCTATCTGCTGATGCAGCTTCGTTATCGCAAAGCCTCCGCCGATGAGCCCGGTATCCGCTTTGGCGGATGACTGCTCCACCTCGGCCATGCGTCTTGCCTTGGCGAGCATCGCTTTGAGTACATCCGGCTCGCACGGCTTGGAAATGAACTCAACCGCGCCCAGCGTGCGGGCATAGCGGGCATTGGCTTCGTCGTTCTGTCCGGACAGAACCAGGATTTTGATCGACGGGGAATGGGCCAGCAGATCGGTGATCAATTGGAAGCCTTCGTCCGGACGATGCGGCGTCGGTGGCAGGCCCAAATCCACCAGGGCCAGTTCCGGCGCGGCATCGAGCTGCCGAAGCAGACTCTTCACCTGAGTTCTGGAGGTGGCCGCCCTGACGTTATAGTCCTTGCCGAGCACGAAACTCAACGTGTCGATGATAAGCGGGTCATCGTCGACGATCAGCAGTTCCGGTTTCGATGCGCTCTGTGTATCCATTTGTCCGATGGCCGGCAAGGATGCGGCGGCGTCGCGCTATTGTGCCAGAAGGGCTTGATTGTTCATAGGTTTAGGTGACCTGCGAGGTAGAAGCGCCGCCTATTCTGTTTCCCGGGCAAGGTAACCCAGACGCTTGCATGCGGGTCCAACCGAAAATTGCGCGGTACGGCGATGAATGCCGCTCTCCGTTACAATGCAGCCCTGATTTCGCCACCCGATTTTTTACGTGCCTTCCGATAACCTCGTCGAATTCTCGCGCGTCGAATTTTCATATGATCGGCGCCCCATCCTCCAGGGAGTGGACATGGTTTTCCCACGCGGGAAAGTCATCGCGATCATGGGCGGGAGCGGTACCGGCAAGACCACGTTGCTGCGGTTGATCGGCGGCCAGCTAAAATCGGATCGCGGTGAAGTGCGGGTGGATGCCAGCCCCATTCACGACATGTCGCACACGCAGCTTTATGCCATGCGCCGGAAGATGGGCATGCTGTTTCAGTTCGGCGCCCTGTTTACCGACTTGAGTGCGTTTGACAACGTTGCGTTTCCCCTGCGCGAACACACCGACCTTCCGGAATCGATGATCCGCGATCTTGTCCTGATGAAACTTCATGCAGTCGGATTGCGCGGCGCCCAGGCGCTCAAGCCCGCCGAATTGTCCGGCGGGATGGCGAGGCGCGTGGCGCTTGCACGCGCGATTGCACTCGATCCTATGCTGATCATGTATGACGAGCCGTTTACCGGCCTGGACCCGATTTCGGTCGGCATCATCGGCAATTTGATCCGCCGGTTGAATGATGCGCTCGGCGCGACGTCGATCGTCGTCACCCACGATGTTCAGGAATCCTTGAAGATCGTGGACTATGTTTACTTTTTATCCGGCGGCCATGTCGTCGCGGAGGGAACTCCCCGACAGGTAGCTGAGTCCACGGAACCCTTCGTGCATCAATTCGTTCATGGAGAGTCGGATGGACCGGTGCCCTTCCACTACGGCGCGCCAGCCTATGGCGAGGATCTGGGGTTCGGCCGCTGACATGTTGAGATCCCTTTCCGGCGGATTACGGCTCGTCGGCCGCCGCACGATCAATGCGGTATGGCGCATGGGTTCCGCAACCCGCTTCATGGGGCTGGTGATGCTGCGCTCAGGTCTGTCGTTTCGACGGTTTCATCTGACCATCGATGAACTCCACTTCGCGGGCGTGCTTTCCCTCATCATCATCATCGTATCGGGCCTGTTCGTCGGCTTGGTGCTCGGTCTGCAGGGTTACGAAACACTGAAACGCTACGGCTCCGCAGAGGCAGTCGGCACCCTGGTTGCGCTGGCACTGGTGCGAGAACTGGGGCCAGTCGTTGCGGCGCTGCTGTTTGCCAGTCGCGCGGGGTCGGCGATGACCGCGGAACTCGGCATCATGAAATCAACCGAACAATTGTCGGCCATGGAAATGATGGCAGTCGACCCGTTTGCGCGAGTAATAAGTCCGATGTTCTGGGGCGGTTTTCTGTCGATGCCGCTGCTTGCGGCAATCTTCAGCGTGATGGGGATATTTGGTGGCTATCTGATCACCGTCGTCATCATCGGCGTCGATTCCGGAGCGTTCTGGTCGCAAATGCAATCGAGCGTCGA is a window from the Betaproteobacteria bacterium genome containing:
- a CDS encoding type II secretion system F family protein, whose amino-acid sequence is MAAYQYKAIDRTGRPARGKLDAANEVDLELRLKKMGLDLIIARPVRSQGPSISGGSIKRQDLITFCFDLEQVTRAGIPLIEGLRDLREGMENPRFREILTSVLEDIEGGKTLSQALGGFPRVFNTVFVSLIRAGELSGTLTEVFENLGATLKWQDELISQTRRLLVYPSLVFVVVTGVMVFLLLYLVPQVTQLLKTMGLALPIQTRILIWLSNFTATWWPVLLVLPIITAVVITFMVRTRPRSRYLFDYAILHLPVTGEILQKIILARFANFFALMYRSGITILEAVKTSEDIVANRVIADGLQRAGQQINAGESMSEAFQNLGMFPPLVIRMLRVGETTGALDTALMNVTYFYNRDVRDSVDKALKLLEPTLTLVLGGMLALILFSVLTPVYDVIGKLKL
- a CDS encoding type II/IV secretion system protein; translated protein: MSEQRKKLRLGELLVQQGLITHDQLRIALTEQKSQNMPIGRLLVRLGFVTEAVIRDIMARTIGQESIDLSQVLVDAEALKLVPQEFARRHRLLPIAYDADQNLLIVAITEVFNVVALDQLRATLGHNIQMKTVLAGQAQLDEFIDQFYGHELSVDGILREIETGEIDYQSLQQAGLDEYTQPIVRLVGALLVDAVKRGASDIHFEPEFAFLRIRYRIDGVLEQIRSLHKNYWPGIAVRIKVISGMNIAETRAPQDGRLSLNLNGRPVDFRVSSQPTIWGENIVLRVLDREKSIISLEHMKLPKPVMAKLNLMLARPEGILVLTGPTGSGKTTTLYSLLAKLNVESVNIMTLEDPVEYPVAMMRQTSVSEMAKIDFANGIRSIMRQDPDIILVGEVRDRETAEMAFRAAMTGHQVFTTLHTNSALGAFPRLLDIGIAPDIMAGNIIGIIAQRLVRVLCAYCKEAYTPSVEERQLLGHEIDGEFKVFRPVGCNRCNNRGYRGRTTVMEILHMDADLDELVARRASPREMRETAFAKNFRSLAEEGVARVVEGTTSLAEVARAIDLTGRAR
- a CDS encoding tetratricopeptide repeat protein; the encoded protein is MSLLLQALQKAAKSREEGEVDLSVDALAMADELALEPTLSAPRTHQDSPESPTSAQAATVVQAGSVPAFDALDYAREHYMLSLISIAILLAAGYGTYVYLQVSQPFRHSTPAPSPLAAPTAQAPPVNAPPLSANAKISGMPGSTTTPVTSAGASAAAMATERAAAAPDQRTPPASPSILDEPAAKAAVARESTATKPFPGAATKLRRRPESAPLADASDSIETVVIPTLQSKPSGDISVRRDAASVAPISPTLMKAYEALQSGDHARAKGLYEQVLQAEPRNIDALLGLGVIALNEGHIDDASRYYQRVLELDPRNSYAQAGLISIVGGADLQASEFRLKQLIARDPSAFLYFSLGNLYAEQGQWPSAQQTYFQAYQMQQDNPDYAFNLAIGLEHLGQNRLALDYYRKALDLSFKKGHANFDQSLVIQRVGQLSTRVEQ
- a CDS encoding secretin N-terminal domain-containing protein, with protein sequence MLPADVVAAVISLLALSVGGCATYQPTVPPSKGHINADQFPAKAADEKILPPVTTSNFVPLPKPQVKAPTYSVVVNEVPVKELLFALSRDTRQNIDVHPSIQGLVSLNAIDETLPAILERVAQQVNIRYRTEGKTILVLPDSPYFRTYKVNYVNMSRDTASSIGVSGEISGSTVGGGGQSGGAQGQVAGGTSNTKVDTKSVNNFWDVLRQNIEAILSASKAISQSADQRAARAESERAAKEERIAQAEAVSRAGGNAASLFTTAFGTGSIAPTDTKNEIVVNAVTGTVSVLGTEKQQVLIQQYLDSVGSASQRQVLIEATIVEVKLSNNYQAGVDWSRLAASIGNGASFTQQLIGAPPTGAPNGLTIGYTNPNSRVGDVSATIRLLEQFGNTRVLSSPKLMALNNQTALLKVVDNVVYFNIEAQTNTNQTTSTTTFTTTAKTVPVGLVMSVLPQVTDSGTVNLTVRPTISRISGTVQDPNPSLRAQFTATGVQTSPAIPNLIPQVQVREMESVLQAGSGQTIILGGLMQDDVRRDRDAVPGLGRLPSPASDVFSFRDEAVSKTELVIFLKPTVISNPSLDSDELKFFRRFLPTIDPSGKTP
- a CDS encoding AAA family ATPase → MYYEFFGLSHAPFKITPDTDVFFEGGNRGAILEALIYAITHGEGIIKVTGEVGSGKTMLCRVLQTRLPQNVETVYLANPSVSPEEILHAIAFEMQLRVPKDASHLEVMHALNDYLVERHSQQRQVVVFVEESQGMPISTLEEIRLLSNLETKQHKLLQILLFGQPELDENLRQQNIRQLRERITHSFNLMPLDDEDVRAYLTFRLQAAGYHGPDLFNRRVITYMTRACDGLTRRLNLVADKALLAAFAEGTHNVSLNHVKAAVRDSEFSNVEPPRGHAPVTYALAGLALGGMLGIAAFATYQAFTAPKAQVVPTAAAPAQVSQAAPEAIVVANAPAVPATPGPATGAPPETSAPPDVLEQRLLATDQWLGEQNGGFYSIQLLGSDDPELLREYFKTIAKYLEIEKVYVYRTTANRHPSLTVLYGTFANRYEVTRTLQNLPDELKFNRPYYRTIQGIRSEIARQRS
- a CDS encoding sigma-54-dependent Fis family transcriptional regulator, whose product is MDTQSASKPELLIVDDDPLIIDTLSFVLGKDYNVRAATSRTQVKSLLRQLDAAPELALVDLGLPPTPHRPDEGFQLITDLLAHSPSIKILVLSGQNDEANARYARTLGAVEFISKPCEPDVLKAMLAKARRMAEVEQSSAKADTGLIGGGFAITKLHQQIAQYATAPFPVLIEGESGSGKELVAQSLHRQGPRAGKPYLALNCAAISPSLVEPTLFGYVKGAFTGASSSRSGYFEDAHEGTLFLDEIGELPLELQAKLLRVLENGEYQRVGETQSRVSNARVIAATNRDLRREVRSGRFRADLYHRLSVFSISVPSLRDLGEDKVRLLEHYSALYARQSNVQPFKLDHKSLELWMQYGFPGNVRELRNIVIRLGTKYPSETINSEQLLGELDWEDPMSTQSEVGQVKDFKTSVEVARKHLQTKKGFLLDEALRDLERSYVEAALDITRGNLSQAAKLLGIHRTTLYSRMQNYAPGMEEGT